One stretch of Halapricum desulfuricans DNA includes these proteins:
- a CDS encoding glycoside hydrolase family 15 protein, translating to MEPPIDFQVPSDKDAIASTPAGDGQDVLVSANCYAANPRVDAEGAIIEETSAFRSDVELFYDYHTLLWDPEREQTLDNRDDAVASDVDWASSRVPEIHLDNEFVFADGMSATLSQRVVESVDRCSMTIHSEAAFEEAGDRTLYTLLNFGINGHSHEDPNAVHEAQARCTPDHDVIVADDDDRFLAIVQEHDGKRRFDGYRIGHAGESTGRQRSAWAEIYEDNNGWLTNSTAGAGDLDGGFGLFVEDVERVEWTTAIGFAHDAESAIHHAVAALDAGYETDRAAFVDAWESWHAGVTTAPTGEDAVDDRYERSLTAIRAARDSSGGMVAGAFKPKNMTYRFIWPRDQVIMIQALLAAGADREARDAVAWLDDVQITGDVVDDRGIERHGTWWQNYYTDGSPHWTALQLDQVGGPIYAHWLTWRETGDDGVLDAHYDMSRRAAEFLLEWDNGWGFPDAHQDPWEETWGHSTEGSAAAIAGLRCMAELAEARGEDEFAVRCRKRADVWADNFETYCYRTGTPYGDHFVTADKPEHGGDPAPDARPDAAAFMAYWPWNVVAADADTMRSTVELTEDPAWVAEETPCIGRYPGDRYTPTGRPDDGGWPLCEAYADVVRWQSGLDPDAIATHVREHAGEWTTTANLLPERVASDGTVDWNSNLQWSQATYVLLVESRLRGEPYGLAPGRTDSS from the coding sequence ATGGAGCCCCCGATCGACTTCCAGGTGCCCAGCGACAAGGACGCGATCGCGAGCACACCGGCGGGTGACGGTCAGGACGTGCTGGTGTCGGCCAATTGCTACGCCGCGAACCCCCGGGTCGACGCCGAGGGGGCGATCATCGAGGAGACGTCCGCGTTCCGCTCCGACGTCGAACTGTTCTACGACTACCACACGCTGCTGTGGGACCCCGAGCGCGAGCAGACGCTGGACAACCGCGACGACGCCGTCGCGAGCGACGTCGACTGGGCGTCCAGCCGCGTCCCCGAGATCCACCTCGACAACGAGTTCGTCTTCGCCGATGGGATGAGTGCGACTCTCTCCCAGCGGGTCGTCGAGAGCGTCGATCGCTGCTCGATGACGATCCACAGCGAGGCCGCCTTCGAGGAGGCCGGCGACCGGACGCTGTACACGCTGCTCAACTTCGGGATCAACGGTCACAGTCACGAGGATCCAAACGCCGTCCACGAGGCGCAGGCGCGGTGTACCCCCGACCACGACGTGATCGTGGCCGACGACGACGACCGCTTTCTGGCGATCGTTCAGGAACACGACGGAAAGCGGCGCTTCGACGGCTACCGGATCGGCCACGCCGGCGAGTCGACCGGCCGCCAGCGCAGCGCCTGGGCGGAGATCTACGAGGACAACAACGGCTGGCTCACCAATTCCACGGCGGGCGCGGGCGATCTGGACGGCGGTTTCGGCCTGTTTGTCGAGGACGTCGAGCGGGTCGAGTGGACGACCGCCATCGGCTTCGCTCACGACGCCGAGTCGGCCATCCATCACGCAGTCGCGGCTCTCGACGCCGGGTACGAGACCGATCGCGCGGCCTTCGTCGACGCCTGGGAATCCTGGCACGCGGGCGTCACAACCGCACCGACCGGCGAGGACGCGGTCGACGATCGCTACGAGCGGTCGTTGACGGCGATTCGGGCCGCTCGCGACAGCTCCGGCGGGATGGTCGCCGGCGCGTTCAAGCCCAAGAACATGACCTACCGGTTCATCTGGCCGCGCGATCAGGTGATCATGATCCAGGCGCTGCTTGCGGCCGGCGCTGACCGGGAAGCCCGGGACGCCGTCGCGTGGCTGGATGACGTCCAGATCACCGGTGACGTGGTCGACGACCGCGGGATCGAACGTCACGGCACCTGGTGGCAGAACTACTATACGGACGGCTCGCCCCACTGGACCGCTCTCCAGCTCGATCAGGTCGGCGGGCCGATCTACGCCCACTGGCTGACCTGGCGGGAAACCGGCGACGACGGCGTCCTCGACGCACACTACGATATGTCCCGCCGCGCTGCGGAGTTCCTGCTGGAGTGGGACAACGGCTGGGGGTTTCCCGACGCTCATCAGGACCCCTGGGAGGAGACGTGGGGCCACTCCACGGAGGGATCGGCGGCCGCGATCGCGGGCCTGCGATGTATGGCCGAGCTGGCCGAGGCCCGTGGCGAGGACGAGTTCGCAGTCCGGTGTCGCAAGCGGGCCGACGTGTGGGCGGACAACTTCGAGACGTACTGCTACCGGACGGGGACGCCCTACGGAGACCACTTCGTGACTGCCGATAAACCGGAACACGGTGGCGACCCTGCACCCGACGCCCGGCCCGACGCGGCCGCGTTCATGGCCTACTGGCCGTGGAATGTCGTGGCCGCGGACGCCGACACGATGCGCTCGACGGTCGAACTGACCGAGGACCCGGCGTGGGTGGCCGAGGAGACGCCTTGCATCGGTCGCTACCCTGGCGATCGATACACGCCGACCGGCCGACCGGACGACGGCGGCTGGCCCCTGTGTGAGGCCTACGCCGACGTGGTCCGCTGGCAGAGCGGCCTCGATCCGGACGCGATAGCGACACACGTCCGCGAGCACGCAGGCGAGTGGACGACCACGGCGAACCTGCTCCCCGAGCGGGTCGCGAGCGACGGCACGGTCGACTGGAACTCGAACCTCCAGTGGAGTCAGGCGACGTACGTCCTGCTGGTCGAGAGCCGCCTGCGCGGCGAACCGTACGGCCTCGCTCCGGGACGGACCGATAGCTCGTGA
- a CDS encoding RNA-guided endonuclease InsQ/TnpB family protein — MHYAYRFRLKPTAKQRELLDYHRDTCRQLYNHALREFNKIPESDGTLNQRVRQVRDQLTDLKDWWDELNDLYSTVAQAAVMRIEDSIKALSELKEKGYNVGSLNWKAPRDFRSFTYVQSGFEFDKQNGQTVLSLSKLADIPIECHRDIPDGETIKEVTLKKEPTGEWYASFAVDDKEEPSKPSLAEIDADEMVGIDVGILKYAHDTDGTAVGSLDLADERDRLEREQRKLSRKEHGSNNWEKQRRRVAERHQQIKRKRRDFLHKLSNYYAREYNLVAVEDLDVKGMLESPGNSRNTASAAWDTFTDLLEYKCKREGTHFVAVDPEDTTKECASCGVKTDKPLWVREHSCPACRFEADRDANAAWNVLSRGLTDIGVGHSELTSSESPCDSDGLRKSLSDFRTPVETALPTGTAVVPAKRVLEAGSPCLKESPTAASRQG; from the coding sequence ATGCACTACGCCTACAGATTCCGGCTCAAGCCAACCGCCAAACAGCGTGAGCTGTTGGATTACCATAGAGATACCTGTAGGCAACTCTACAACCACGCTCTCAGGGAGTTTAATAAGATTCCAGAGTCCGATGGAACGCTCAATCAACGGGTGCGACAAGTCCGCGATCAACTCACCGACCTCAAAGACTGGTGGGACGAGTTGAACGACCTGTACTCAACGGTTGCACAGGCCGCAGTCATGCGGATCGAGGACAGTATCAAAGCCCTCTCTGAACTGAAAGAGAAGGGCTACAACGTCGGCAGTCTCAACTGGAAGGCACCCAGAGACTTCCGCAGTTTCACCTACGTCCAGTCCGGCTTCGAGTTCGACAAGCAGAACGGCCAGACTGTGCTCTCACTCTCGAAACTCGCGGATATCCCCATTGAGTGCCACCGAGACATCCCAGATGGTGAAACTATCAAAGAAGTCACGCTCAAGAAAGAACCGACTGGTGAGTGGTACGCCTCTTTCGCCGTCGACGACAAGGAGGAACCGTCCAAACCGTCGCTGGCGGAGATTGACGCCGATGAGATGGTCGGCATTGACGTGGGCATTCTGAAGTATGCCCACGATACAGACGGCACAGCAGTTGGTTCACTCGACCTCGCGGACGAACGCGACAGGCTTGAACGAGAGCAACGGAAGCTCTCGCGCAAAGAGCATGGGTCGAACAACTGGGAGAAGCAACGTCGGCGTGTTGCAGAACGCCACCAGCAAATCAAGCGCAAGCGGCGTGACTTCCTCCACAAACTCTCGAACTACTACGCTCGGGAGTACAACCTGGTGGCGGTCGAAGACCTCGACGTGAAAGGGATGCTGGAATCGCCGGGCAACAGCCGCAACACCGCGTCTGCGGCGTGGGACACCTTCACCGATCTACTCGAATACAAGTGTAAGCGCGAAGGCACGCACTTCGTGGCGGTTGACCCAGAAGACACGACCAAGGAATGTGCGTCATGTGGCGTCAAAACAGACAAGCCGCTGTGGGTGCGTGAGCACTCCTGTCCGGCCTGTCGGTTCGAGGCGGACAGAGACGCAAACGCGGCGTGGAACGTTCTTTCTCGCGGACTCACCGACATAGGAGTGGGTCACTCCGAATTAACGTCCTCAGAATCGCCGTGCGATTCTGATGGGCTGCGAAAATCGCTGAGCGATTTTCGAACGCCTGTGGAGACTGCGCTCCCTACGGGAACTGCGGTCGTTCCTGCAAAGCGCGTCTTGGAAGCAGGAAGCCCCTGCCTCAAGGAGTCGCCAACGGCGGCGAGTAGGCAGGGGTAG
- a CDS encoding CDC48 family AAA ATPase, whose product MTGGDGVELTVAGARKRDAGRGIARLPERARSRLGVLSGDSIVIEGDRQTVAKVWPGNGDDDALQIDADTRANAGVTIGDTVRVRPATVSRARSITVRPTEGLGEFSSESVAPLVKDGMLDRPLRQGEQFHVEGVGGFEVLDTDPGGSVRVEDATGVTVAPRGTDDATSDSEATDEPTEGTETASTTYEDIGGLDDELEKVREMIELPLSRPEIFQRLSISPPSGVLLYGPPGTGKTLIARAVANEVDAYFDVISGPEIVSKYKGESEERLREAFDRATENAPAILFIDEVDSIAGARDDDSDMENRVVAQLLTLMDGLEDRGRVVVIGATNRVDAVDPALRRGGRFDREIEIGVPGVKGRREILDVHTRGMPLADDVDLDRLAERTHGFVGADVESLTTEAAMHALRRDQERPTVGREDFESALASVDPSAMREYVAESPSVDFDDVGGLDDAKATLERAVEWPLLYGPLFEATDTDPPSGVLLHGPPGTGKTLLARALAGESGVNFIHVNGPELLDRYVGESEESVREVFDRARQTAPTIVFLDEIDAIAGRRGESNEVTERVVSQLLTELDGVAENPNLVVVAATNRKAAIDDALLRPGRLEEHIEVPLPDADARRKILDVHTRDKPLGEDVDLDELVTRTEGYSGAEIEALVRRATIAAIDDIVLAHAPEEANEYADEISVTAAHFENALER is encoded by the coding sequence ATGACAGGCGGCGACGGGGTGGAGCTGACAGTTGCGGGCGCACGGAAGCGCGACGCGGGCCGTGGCATCGCACGCCTTCCCGAACGCGCTCGCAGCCGGCTGGGCGTGTTGAGCGGCGACTCGATCGTCATCGAGGGAGACCGCCAGACGGTCGCGAAAGTCTGGCCCGGCAACGGTGACGACGACGCCCTGCAGATCGACGCCGATACCCGGGCGAACGCGGGCGTGACGATCGGCGACACCGTCCGGGTCCGTCCGGCGACGGTGTCCCGTGCCCGATCGATCACGGTGCGACCCACCGAGGGCCTCGGGGAGTTCAGCAGTGAGTCGGTCGCCCCGCTGGTCAAAGACGGGATGCTCGACCGGCCGCTACGGCAGGGCGAGCAGTTCCACGTCGAGGGGGTCGGCGGGTTCGAGGTGCTCGACACCGATCCCGGGGGTTCGGTCCGTGTCGAGGACGCGACGGGGGTCACGGTCGCCCCACGAGGGACAGACGACGCCACGAGCGACAGCGAGGCGACCGACGAACCCACTGAGGGCACCGAAACCGCATCGACGACCTACGAGGACATCGGGGGGCTGGACGACGAACTAGAGAAGGTTCGGGAGATGATCGAACTCCCGCTGTCGAGACCTGAAATCTTCCAGCGACTCTCTATCTCCCCGCCGAGCGGCGTCTTGCTGTACGGGCCGCCGGGGACCGGCAAGACGCTGATCGCCCGCGCGGTCGCAAACGAGGTCGACGCCTACTTCGACGTCATCTCCGGCCCCGAGATCGTCTCGAAGTACAAGGGCGAGAGCGAGGAACGGTTGCGCGAGGCCTTCGACCGGGCGACCGAGAACGCGCCGGCCATCCTGTTCATCGACGAGGTCGATTCGATCGCCGGCGCGCGAGACGACGACAGCGACATGGAGAACCGCGTGGTCGCCCAGCTGCTGACGCTGATGGACGGGCTGGAGGACCGCGGGCGCGTCGTGGTGATCGGCGCGACCAACCGCGTGGACGCCGTCGATCCCGCGCTCCGACGCGGGGGCCGCTTCGACCGGGAGATCGAGATCGGCGTCCCTGGAGTCAAAGGCCGCCGGGAGATCCTGGACGTGCACACCCGCGGGATGCCGCTGGCCGACGACGTGGACCTCGACCGGCTGGCAGAGCGGACCCACGGGTTCGTCGGTGCCGACGTCGAGAGCCTGACGACCGAGGCCGCGATGCACGCGCTGCGACGCGATCAGGAACGGCCGACGGTCGGTCGCGAGGACTTCGAATCGGCGCTGGCGTCGGTCGACCCCTCCGCGATGCGGGAGTACGTCGCCGAATCGCCGAGCGTCGACTTCGACGATGTCGGCGGACTGGACGACGCCAAGGCGACGCTCGAGCGGGCCGTCGAGTGGCCGCTGCTGTACGGGCCGCTGTTCGAGGCGACCGATACCGACCCGCCCAGCGGCGTCCTGCTGCACGGGCCGCCGGGGACCGGGAAGACGTTGCTCGCGCGGGCGCTGGCCGGCGAGAGCGGCGTCAACTTCATCCACGTCAACGGTCCCGAACTCCTGGACCGGTACGTCGGCGAGTCCGAGGAGTCCGTTCGGGAAGTCTTCGACCGCGCCCGTCAGACCGCACCGACGATCGTCTTCCTCGACGAGATCGACGCCATCGCGGGCCGGCGCGGCGAATCTAACGAGGTGACCGAGCGCGTCGTCTCGCAGTTGCTGACGGAACTGGACGGCGTCGCCGAGAACCCGAACCTCGTCGTCGTCGCCGCGACCAACCGCAAGGCCGCGATCGACGACGCGCTGTTGCGGCCCGGACGGCTCGAGGAGCACATCGAGGTCCCGCTGCCCGACGCGGACGCCCGGCGGAAGATACTCGACGTCCACACGCGAGACAAGCCCCTCGGCGAGGACGTCGACCTCGACGAGCTGGTGACCAGGACGGAGGGGTACTCCGGCGCGGAGATCGAGGCGCTGGTCCGAAGGGCCACGATCGCCGCGATCGACGACATCGTGCTCGCTCACGCACCCGAGGAGGCCAACGAGTACGCCGACGAAATATCGGTCACGGCCGCGCACTTTGAGAACGCACTCGAAAGGTGA
- a CDS encoding SRPBCC family protein, protein MTIRVEREVAVPVPPERVWEYIVEPENRARPISVVTDFELDDETGRKATWHIRLPIPLIDRTIAVETEDVTRDPPKYVKFTGRSKVMRVVGEHELEPTETGTRLTNRFTVEGRVPGVERFFKRNLEAEFDNIEDALFEDLGLRH, encoded by the coding sequence ATGACGATTCGGGTCGAGCGGGAAGTGGCCGTGCCGGTGCCGCCCGAGCGAGTCTGGGAGTACATCGTCGAGCCCGAAAACCGGGCCCGACCCATCAGCGTAGTCACGGATTTCGAACTCGACGACGAGACGGGTCGAAAAGCGACCTGGCACATCAGGCTCCCGATCCCGCTGATCGACCGGACGATCGCCGTCGAGACGGAGGACGTCACGCGCGACCCCCCGAAATACGTCAAGTTCACCGGCCGGTCGAAAGTGATGCGCGTCGTCGGCGAGCACGAACTGGAGCCGACCGAAACGGGAACGCGCCTGACCAACCGCTTCACCGTCGAGGGGCGCGTCCCGGGCGTCGAGCGCTTCTTCAAGCGCAACCTCGAAGCGGAGTTCGACAACATCGAAGACGCCCTGTTCGAGGACCTCGGACTCCGGCACTAG
- a CDS encoding DUF7123 family protein, protein MGEFSEEEQRILEYVRERAAGGEAYLRAKQIAEGIGLSAKQVGVRLPKLAEKADEVDIEKWGRARSTTWRVTRG, encoded by the coding sequence ATGGGCGAGTTCAGCGAGGAAGAACAGCGGATTCTGGAGTACGTCCGCGAACGCGCCGCGGGAGGCGAGGCCTACCTCCGGGCGAAACAGATCGCTGAAGGGATCGGGCTCTCGGCGAAGCAGGTCGGCGTCCGCCTGCCGAAACTCGCCGAGAAGGCCGACGAGGTCGACATCGAGAAATGGGGACGCGCCCGCTCGACGACCTGGCGGGTCACTCGCGGATAG
- a CDS encoding DUF7385 family protein — protein sequence MSELDVADGFDVHEYREGFKLRKETRETMHLENRAGYDCPVCGSPFEKLFVSEKARHTFQSPPGPFCLVRTDEQLLLFTHA from the coding sequence ATGTCGGAACTGGACGTGGCGGACGGGTTCGACGTCCACGAGTACCGGGAGGGGTTCAAACTCCGCAAGGAGACTCGAGAGACGATGCATCTGGAAAACCGGGCCGGCTACGACTGCCCGGTCTGTGGGTCGCCCTTCGAGAAACTGTTCGTCTCCGAGAAGGCCCGACACACTTTCCAGTCTCCCCCCGGACCGTTCTGTCTCGTCCGCACAGACGAGCAGTTACTGCTGTTCACGCACGCGTGA
- the hmgA gene encoding hydroxymethylglutaryl-CoA reductase (NADPH), with protein sequence MPSAADLAERVREGDLRLYELEDHADADTAAAARRQLLAEEVGADLETVGDYSFPAERADPNIENMVGAAQIPMGVAGPLPIEGSAADDDFYVPLATTEGALVASVNRGMGAIREAGGAKAEVLKYGITRAPVFSVSDVTEAAEVVEWVEDNEDLIAEVAEETDPHIAFNEVTPYVVGDNVFLRFDFDTGDAMGMNMVTIASRAVAETVEAETPASLVAVSGNLCTDKKPAAINAVEGRGYTVAADVFLPSGVVEDRFGTTAEAIAEVNTRKNLVGSAKAASLGFNAHVANIVGAAFLALGQDEAHVVDGSNAITSVEAREDGLYASVTFSSLPVGTVGGGTGLPTQSEALEVLGLAGGGDPIGTNGDALAEVIAAAGLAGELSLLGALAGRHLASAHEEHGR encoded by the coding sequence ATGCCAAGCGCAGCAGACCTCGCCGAGCGCGTCAGGGAGGGAGACCTCCGGCTGTACGAACTCGAAGACCACGCCGACGCGGACACCGCCGCCGCGGCCCGCCGACAACTGCTGGCCGAGGAAGTCGGAGCCGACCTGGAGACGGTCGGCGACTACTCGTTCCCGGCAGAGCGCGCCGACCCGAACATCGAGAACATGGTCGGCGCGGCCCAGATCCCGATGGGCGTGGCGGGCCCGCTCCCGATCGAGGGGTCGGCCGCCGACGACGACTTCTACGTCCCGCTCGCGACGACGGAAGGCGCACTCGTCGCCAGCGTCAACCGCGGGATGGGGGCCATCCGCGAGGCCGGCGGCGCGAAGGCCGAAGTGCTGAAATACGGGATCACTCGCGCCCCCGTCTTCTCGGTGTCGGACGTCACCGAAGCCGCCGAGGTCGTCGAGTGGGTCGAAGACAACGAGGACCTGATCGCCGAGGTCGCCGAGGAGACCGACCCGCACATCGCGTTCAACGAGGTGACGCCGTACGTCGTCGGCGACAACGTCTTCCTCCGGTTCGACTTCGACACTGGCGACGCCATGGGTATGAACATGGTGACCATCGCCAGTCGGGCTGTCGCCGAGACGGTCGAGGCGGAGACGCCGGCCTCGCTGGTCGCGGTCTCGGGCAACCTCTGTACTGACAAGAAGCCCGCGGCGATCAACGCCGTCGAGGGGCGGGGCTACACCGTCGCGGCCGACGTGTTCCTGCCCAGTGGGGTCGTCGAGGACCGCTTCGGGACGACCGCCGAGGCCATCGCCGAGGTCAACACCCGCAAGAACCTCGTGGGCAGCGCCAAGGCCGCCAGTCTCGGGTTCAACGCCCACGTTGCTAATATCGTCGGAGCGGCCTTCCTCGCGCTCGGACAGGACGAGGCCCACGTCGTCGACGGGTCGAACGCGATCACGAGCGTCGAGGCCCGCGAAGACGGCCTGTACGCCTCCGTGACCTTCTCCTCGCTGCCGGTCGGGACCGTCGGCGGTGGGACCGGCCTGCCGACCCAGTCGGAAGCGCTTGAGGTGCTCGGGCTCGCCGGCGGTGGCGACCCTATCGGGACGAACGGCGACGCGCTCGCGGAGGTCATCGCCGCGGCCGGACTCGCCGGCGAACTCTCGCTTCTGGGCGCGCTCGCGGGCCGACACCTCGCCAGTGCCCACGAGGAACACGGTCGGTGA
- the aglJ gene encoding S-layer glycoprotein N-glycosyltransferase AglJ, protein MGEWSDVCVLVPTYNEAAAIGDVVDGFREQGFEHVLVMDGGSSDGTREVAREHGAEVRQQTGSGKGQAVREAIALIEQPYVLLVDGDATYRPEDAPAMLEPLLDGDAEHVIGDRFADMRPGAMSRLNRVGNRLINSAFRFVHGRDFADILSGYRAFTTDSVRRFALTADGFGIETEMAVECVKHGVPTEVVPITYQSRPDAADTNLNPFRDGAIILLTLYRMAKTNNPLFYFGSIGGLSMLAGFALGVYVAVEWFTRNVSHEVIAILATLAIIFGVQLLIFGVLSDLIVTLHREQRHFIERVASEGRHTAIEGDDAGETDTGQNGTSDRN, encoded by the coding sequence ATGGGCGAGTGGAGCGACGTCTGCGTGCTGGTGCCGACGTACAACGAAGCGGCGGCTATCGGCGACGTCGTCGACGGGTTCCGCGAACAGGGGTTCGAACACGTCCTCGTGATGGACGGCGGCTCGTCCGACGGGACCCGCGAAGTCGCTCGCGAACACGGGGCCGAGGTTCGCCAGCAGACTGGTTCGGGCAAGGGACAGGCGGTCAGGGAGGCGATCGCACTGATCGAGCAGCCGTACGTGCTGCTCGTCGACGGGGACGCCACCTACCGCCCGGAGGACGCACCGGCGATGCTCGAGCCCCTTCTGGACGGCGATGCCGAACACGTCATCGGAGACCGGTTCGCGGACATGCGACCGGGTGCGATGTCCCGTCTCAACAGGGTCGGCAACCGGCTGATCAACTCGGCGTTCCGGTTCGTCCACGGCCGGGACTTCGCCGACATCCTCAGCGGCTATCGGGCGTTTACCACCGACTCTGTTCGGCGATTTGCGCTGACGGCCGACGGGTTCGGGATCGAGACCGAGATGGCCGTCGAGTGTGTCAAACACGGCGTCCCGACGGAGGTCGTCCCGATAACCTACCAGTCCCGCCCGGACGCGGCCGACACGAACCTCAATCCCTTCCGTGACGGCGCGATCATCCTGCTGACGCTCTATCGCATGGCGAAGACGAACAACCCGCTGTTCTATTTCGGGAGCATCGGCGGCCTGTCGATGCTCGCCGGGTTCGCCCTCGGAGTCTACGTCGCAGTCGAGTGGTTCACTCGGAACGTCTCACACGAGGTCATTGCTATCCTCGCGACGCTCGCGATCATCTTCGGCGTGCAGCTGCTGATCTTCGGCGTGCTGTCGGATCTGATCGTGACACTCCACCGAGAACAGCGCCACTTCATCGAACGGGTAGCCAGCGAGGGCCGTCACACCGCGATCGAGGGGGACGACGCCGGGGAGACCGATACGGGTCAGAACGGAACGAGCGACCGCAACTGA
- a CDS encoding FAD-dependent oxidoreductase, translating into MDQKYDIIVVGGGISGASLLYTIAKFTDVERVALIEKEDEIAAINSHVTNNSQTLHFGDIETNYTLEKAESVKRGAEMVAGYLENHDPDGEMHSKRSKMVLAVGDDEVEKLQYRYEQEGFGDLYPKLEAIGRERIAELEPKVVEGREPGTDLLALHTPDGYTVDYGAISKSFVEQAQEEDGVDVYTGTKVTDIDPTMDGFTVETDDGTYSSEATVVAAGSHSLQIAKEMGYGEDMALLPVAGSFFLAEEGLLNGKVYTLQMKRLPFAAVHGDADVHDQGITRFGPTAKFVPALERGRLSTVPDFLDVFGFSPAAFLSYANILADRVLFPFVLKNLFYDVPKVGKEAFLPHVQKVVPTVEADDIERAKGYGGIRPQIVDTSAKSLDMGEAKINGHGIIFNITPSPGASTCLQNAMKDTDQLVEFLDADYEFDRDGFESETIDNFPRAE; encoded by the coding sequence ATGGACCAGAAATACGATATCATCGTCGTCGGCGGGGGCATCAGCGGCGCGTCGCTGCTGTATACGATCGCGAAGTTCACGGACGTCGAGCGCGTCGCGCTCATAGAGAAAGAGGACGAGATCGCGGCGATCAACTCCCACGTCACGAACAACTCCCAGACGCTGCACTTCGGGGACATCGAGACGAACTACACCTTGGAGAAGGCCGAATCGGTCAAGCGCGGGGCCGAGATGGTCGCGGGTTATCTCGAGAACCACGACCCCGACGGAGAGATGCATAGCAAGCGCTCGAAGATGGTGCTCGCGGTCGGCGACGACGAGGTCGAAAAGCTCCAGTACCGATACGAGCAAGAGGGGTTCGGCGACCTGTACCCGAAGCTCGAGGCGATCGGCCGCGAGCGCATCGCCGAACTCGAGCCGAAGGTCGTCGAGGGGCGCGAGCCGGGGACCGACCTGCTCGCCTTGCACACGCCCGACGGCTACACTGTCGATTACGGCGCGATATCGAAGTCGTTCGTCGAACAGGCCCAAGAGGAAGACGGCGTCGACGTCTACACCGGGACGAAAGTGACCGACATCGACCCGACGATGGACGGGTTCACCGTCGAGACCGACGACGGGACCTACAGTTCCGAGGCCACGGTCGTCGCGGCCGGATCGCACAGCCTGCAGATCGCCAAAGAGATGGGCTACGGGGAAGACATGGCCCTGCTCCCGGTCGCCGGGAGCTTCTTCCTCGCCGAGGAGGGCCTGCTGAACGGCAAGGTGTACACCCTCCAGATGAAGCGTCTGCCGTTCGCCGCGGTCCACGGCGACGCCGATGTCCACGATCAGGGGATCACCCGGTTCGGTCCGACGGCGAAGTTCGTCCCCGCGCTGGAGCGGGGCCGGCTCTCGACGGTCCCAGACTTCCTCGACGTGTTCGGGTTCAGCCCGGCGGCGTTTCTGAGCTACGCGAACATCCTCGCCGACCGGGTGCTGTTCCCGTTCGTGCTCAAGAACCTCTTCTACGACGTTCCGAAGGTCGGCAAGGAGGCGTTCCTGCCGCACGTCCAGAAGGTCGTCCCGACCGTCGAGGCCGACGACATCGAGCGCGCGAAAGGCTACGGCGGTATCCGCCCACAGATCGTCGACACCAGCGCGAAGTCGCTTGACATGGGCGAGGCCAAGATCAACGGCCACGGGATCATCTTCAACATCACGCCCTCGCCGGGGGCCTCGACGTGTCTGCAGAACGCGATGAAAGACACGGACCAGCTCGTGGAGTTTCTCGACGCCGACTACGAGTTCGACCGGGACGGCTTCGAGAGCGAGACGATCGACAACTTCCCGCGGGCGGAGTGA
- a CDS encoding DUF7525 family protein translates to MSHASSSDMDVGLAMLFGALAIAGTAVMYLAVDTQVLAATGFAVAVTAGALAVGALHVYGA, encoded by the coding sequence ATGAGTCACGCGTCGAGTTCGGACATGGACGTCGGCCTCGCGATGCTGTTCGGGGCACTCGCGATCGCCGGGACCGCAGTGATGTATCTGGCCGTCGATACTCAGGTGCTGGCGGCGACCGGATTCGCGGTCGCAGTCACCGCTGGCGCGCTCGCGGTCGGCGCGCTCCACGTCTACGGCGCGTAG